GGGGCCGGCGCGGATCAGTCCTCTGGTTTCGGTTCGCTCTCTGCCGGGCTTTCTTCACCGGGTTCCACGTAGGGCACTTCTTTGCGTTCGGGCAGGTTGGTGGCGAAGAAGGCCGGCTTCAGGTCGGAGTTGATGGTGATGGCCTTCACGATGAGGGTCACATCGCCGCTGGGGCCGCCCATCTGCACGATGCGGCGCGGGAACATCACGCCGCCGCTGGCCTGGAGGTCGCTATAGTCGGTGACGATGGTATAGCTGCGGTCGTCCATCTGCTTCTCCTCCACGCGGCGCAGCTTGAGCCAGGTGGCCTCGTCGTAGTAATCGCCCACGCTTCCGCCATCGGGTAAAATGGCCACCAGTTTCAGCACCGGCTTTCCATCGACCTGCGTGCGGCCGGCGAGCATCACGCGTTCCGTGGTGCGGGCATATTGCGCTTCAGGCACAGGGTGTCCATTGAAGCGCAGGTTGCCAAGGTCGCGGTCCTCGAGTTCTTGTTCGCCCATAGGGCTGCGGCGCACGGCGCGCTCGCCATCGAAGGCCTCTTCCTGCAGGATCGCGCCGTTGCTCTTGGCCACCGATCGGAAGAGCCCATCGGGACCATACCACTGGGTGATCTCAACAGGCACGCCCATCATCTCTGCTTCGATGTCCATGCGCAGGTCGGCGATGCGGCCGATGGCTTCGCGGCCGCCGATCGCAGCAAGGTGCCGCTCGATCACATCCTGCGCTGTGATGCCGGTGACGCGCTCGAACTGCTCCACGTAGCGCTCGGCATTGTGATCGAGCTCGATCACCTTCGGGTTGGTCGACCAGCTCAGCGCTTCGAGCTTCGCGAGCAGCTTGCGCTTATCGCCTACCACCATGATCACCGCATTGTCCGGATGCAGGAACGCCTCCGCAGCGGCCTGCACATCATCGGCAGTAACGGCTTCCAAGCGTTGCAGGTAAGTCGCGTAGTGGTCCTTCGGCAATTCGTTCAGGTAGGTGTTCATGGCGAAGCGGGCCACGGTGCGCGGATCCTCAAGGCTGCGCGCGAAGCTGCCGGCCATGTAGCGCTTGGCCAGGTCGAGTTCCTCGGCGGTGACCCGCTCCATGCGCATGCGCTCAACCTCCTTCAGTGTTTCGGCGATGGCGCTGTCGGTGACGGCGGTGCGCACATTGGCCGTGGTGTGGAAGTGCCCATTGAAGCGGTCGCTCTCCAGTGTGGAGTAGCTGCCATAGGTCCAGCCCTTGTCCTCGCGCAGGTTCTGCATCAGGCGCGCATTGAACACGCCGCCGCCGAGGATCGTGTTCATCACCTGGGCGGGCAGGGCGCGCAGGTCCTTCGGATGGAAGTTGAGCGGGAAGCTCACGCGGATCACCGATTGCGCGGCGCCCGAACGATCCACCAGCACCACGCGGCGAGGCCCGCTCGGCGCCTTGGGCTCTTTGAGGAAGCGGATGGGGCCGATACCGGGGAGGCTCTCGGTGCCATCGTCCGCCACAACGGTGTAGACCGGCGCGGGCTCCCATTTGCCGAAGCGATCCTTGGCCAGGGCCTTGGCTTCCTTCTCCGTGATATCGCCGACGAAGACGAGGTAGCCGTTCTCCGGACGGAAGAACTTGGCGTGATAGGCCACGATCTGCTCGCGATCGACTTTGCGCAGGCTGGCTTCGGTGGTCACTTCGCCGTAGGGGTGCGAGCGGCCGAATGTCATGGCACGGCCCACGGTCTCACTGATCGCCGCAGGGTCGTCCTTGCGCTGCTCCACGCCGCTGAGCGATCGCCTGCGCGCTTTCTCGAGCTCGGAGGCCGGGAAGGCGGGCGAAGTGACCACCTCGGAGATCAGCTCCATCATCGGGACGAGGTGCTTCTTCAGCATGCTGGCATACAGCCCTTCGGAACTGGTGCTCAGGCTCGCGCCATGGCTGTCCACCAGCTCATCGATCTCGGCCTTGTTGCGCTTGATGGTACCGGCCTCGAGCAATTCGCCGAAGAGGTCGATGAAGCCGGCTCTATCACCTTGGCTTATCGGAGCGTGATCGAAGCGCAGCTGCACATCCACCTTCGGAAGCTTGTGGTTCTCCACCACGATCACTCGGAGGCCATTGGGCAAGGTGAAGAAGGCATGCTGGGCCAGGTTCACCTGCGGAGGCGCGGAAGGGGCGGGGGGCGTGCTGCGGTTGATCTGTGCGTTCATCGATGCGGTAAGGAGGATAAGTCCGGCGCAGAGGCCGGTGCGTGCGGCGATGGGCTTCATACGGCGGTTCATGGTTGTTTCTGTCCGGCGGGCAGGTAGTGCAGCACCACCCGGGCCTGTTCGGTGAAGTAGGTCTGCGCGGCGCGCTTCAGGTCGGCGGGCGTGAGCGCGAGGTAGCGGTCGATCTCGGTGTTCACCAACCTGGTGTCGCCCATGAGCTGGTGGCAGCGCGCAAGGTCACTGGCGATGCCGGCGATGCGGCTGCGGTCGTTCACGAGCTCGGTCTCCAGCTGCGCCATCAGCTTGTCGAATTCGGCCTTGGGGACCCCATCGGCCTGGATGCGGCGCACCTCGGCGGTCATGGCCTGTTCCAGCGCGTTCGCCTCAACACCCATGTTGGCGATGGCGTAGAGGATGGCTAATCCGCCCTGCTCGAAGGGAAGGCTGAATGCGCCCGTGCCAACGGCTTTCTGCTGCTCGTCCTTGAGCGATCTGTTCAATCGGCTGCTATTGCCGTTGCTCAAGAGGCGGTTCACGAGGTCGACGGCATAATAGTCCGATGCGCCGGTGGGCGGGATCCTGTATCCGAGCACCACCGCAGGCAGTTGGATGCGGTCGTTGATCACCGCGCGCACTTCCGTCGTCGGGCCCGGGTCCTTCACGTCGGGCTGCGTCACCGCAGCGCCGCGCGGGATCTCGGCGAAATACTTGGTCACCAGCGCCTTCGCATTCGCCGGGTCGATGTCGCCGGCCACTACCAGCGTGGCGTTGTTGGGCACGTAGAACTTCTTGTAGAAAGCCAGGTAGTCGGCTTCGCTCGCGGCATTCAGGTCTTCCATGAAGCCGATGGTGGGCCACTTGTAAGGGTGCGTGCTGTATGCGCGGTCGAGCACCTCGAGCAGGATGGTGCCGTAGGGCTGGTTCTCATAGCGCTGGCGGCGCTCCTCCTTCACCACTTCGCGCTGCGTGTCCACGCCCTTCTGGTCCACCTTGGCGTGCAGCATGCGCTCGCTCTCGAGCCAGAGGCCGAGCTCGAGCTGGTTGCTGGGCAGCACTTCGTAGTAGTAGGTGCGGTCAGCGGTGGTATTGGCGTTGAGCACGCCGCCCGCCTTCTCCACATGCTTGCTGAATTCGCCGCGGCCGATGTTGGCGCTGCCCTCGAATAGCAGGTGCTCGAAGAAGTGGGCGAAGCCGCGCCGCGTCGGATCCTCGTTCTTGCTGCCCACGTGGTACATCACGCTCACGCACACGATGGGCGTGCTGCGGTCCTCGTGGAGGATCACGTGCAATCCGTTGTCGAGGTCGAATTCGGTGTAGGCGATGGCGCTGCGCTGCGCGGTGGCGGTTGCTGCGAGCATGAGGGCGATGGGGAAGGCTAGGGTTCGCATCGGGATGCCCGGCGGGCCGGGGGGCGCCGAAGGTAAAGGGGGGGAGGGATGGCAAGGAAGGTCGGCGAGGTGACCGTTTGGTTGGTGAATAAGGATCGGATCGAGCCCGGATTTCCCGATGCCGATGACATCGGTTGCGCGAAGCGCTTCAGGATCACTTGTCCGCTGGTCCTGCAGCGAACTGTTCCATTGCACGCGTGTTCAATCCAGCAGGCGATTCTGTGATCAAACGCAGCCGGCCGCATTTCATAACCCGCTTTCGGTTTCCTTCGCGACGATCAACCCATGCACATGCGCGCACATTCTACCCTTGCAAGTCTGCTGATCCTCTCGGCGCTTCCGCTTTCCGCCCAGGTATCCGGCGATCCGGACCTCACCTTCAGCGGCGATGGGGTCGCCGCCATCGACTTCGCCTCGAATCACGACGACCGTGGTAGTTGCATCCTGGTGCAGCCCGATGGCCGCATCCTCGTCGGTGGCGGTTCGCATCAAGGCAACGGGACCAAATTCGGCCTGGCGCGCCTCATGCCCGATGGGACGCTCGATGCCACTTTCGGCTCCGCCGGTCGCGTGGCCACGCAAGTGGGCGCGCCCCCCAGTCTCGATGAGACCTTCTACGCGCTGGCCTTGCAGCCCGATGGCAAGATCGTCGCGGTGGGACGGAGCTACGCGGGCAACGGCTACCGCGCGGCGGTGCTGCGCTACAACTCCAACGGCACGCTCGATCAGACCTTCAGCAGCGATGGCATCCAGGTAGATGACCTCGCACCAGGAACCGACGACAGTTACTATGGCGTGGCCATACAGCCCGACGGCCGCATCGTGGTTGCCGGCGCAGCCAAAGGCTCTGTTGATTATGATGCGGTTGTGGTCCGTTATACCGCAGCAGGAGCTCTCGATGCCACCTTCAATGCAACGGGTGTCGCCAAGCTCGACATCGGCGCGGTCGATAACCGTGCGAGCGCGATGGTCCTGCAACCCGATGGCAGGATCGTGATCGCCGGCCAGACCGGCAACGCGTCCGTCGACAGCGACTTCCTGCTCGCGCGCTTCACCGCGGACGGACAGCTCGATGCCGCCTTCGGCACCAATGGCACGGTGGTCTCCGCCTTCGGTCCTTCAACGGACTGGGCCTACGCACTGGCCCTGCAGCCCGATGGCCGCTTGGTGGCCGCAGGCATGGTGATCAACGGCGCAGCGGCCGGCCTCGCTGTGGCCCGCTACACCGCTGCAGGTGCCTTGGATCCGAGCTTCGGAACGGCGGGCCTTGCCCTGAACGAATTCAGCGCATCGTGCTTCGCGCGTTCAGTGGCACTGCTCCAAGATGGCCGCATCGCAGCGGTGGGCAACACCGCGCTGAGCATGTTCGTGACCGTCTTCACCGCCATCGGTACGCTCGATACGGGCTTCAGCGGCGACGGCAGCACCATCGTGAATGCGGGCGGGGGCAATGCCTTCGGCTATGCTGCAGCAGTGCAGGCCGATGGCAAGTTGCTCGCGGGCGGCCAAGCCGTGCAGGGCGGGGCACAGAACAACTACATCGTGGCTCGGTTCCACGCCGGCGTGAACATCGGGCTCGAGGAAGTTGACATGGATGCCACGGGGCTGCAACTGGTCCCGAACCCCGCCAATGATGCCTTGGAGATCCGCTACGCCCTGAAGCGCGGTGAACGCATCACCATCGCGCTGGTCGATGCGCAAGGACGCACCGTTCAGGTTCCCTTCAACGGCGCTTGGCAGGCTCCAGGGGAGCAACGCCTCCGCATCAGCCTCAGCGAAGTCACCGTGCCCGGCGCATACACCGTCATCGTTAACGGCGAACAAGGCAAGCTTGGCAGCGCGCGCTTCTTCAGGGAATAGGGAATGAAGGGAGATCGGGCGCAGTGCCCGTTGCAGGCGAGGGAGACCCTTTGTCAGCCCTGACCGTGAATCGCCTTCATGCGATCCGCGATGTGATCGAAGAGGTTCCCCAGCGGCTTCTCCACCATCATCTTGATGAAGGGGTTGAGGTCCGCGTTGAAGACCTGGTGCAGGGTGGTGGTGCCATTCGTTTCCTGCAAGTGCACATCGAGCGTGAACGGGAATGGGCTGCGCTCGGTGGCCTTCATCTTCACGAGTGAAGGGGACTCGCCGCCGTCGAGCGCGAGGCCGATGCTGGCCGCGCCTTGCACCTTGAAGGAGCAGCTCTTGCCGTCGCTCTGCCATTCGCTGATGCGGCTCGTTGGCAGCAGCTGCTCGAAGTTGTTCATATCCAGCAGGAAGGCATGCAGCTCTGCGGCCGGCTTCCGGATCTCAACCTTCTTGCTCTCGATCGTGGTCATCTCGTTCGTCTCATTGCGCCATGGTCACCGAGCGCTGGCCCTACTAAGCAGGGCAGGCGAAGCGGTCCCATTGCCTGTTCGGTTTCTCGATCACGCCTTCACAACGCCCCAATTGGCCGGATCCTTCCGCCACTCGTTCAACGGCAGCAAGTCCTTCTCCGTGATGTACTCATCGCGAAGCGCCTGATCCACCAGGATGCTGTAGTTGGTGAGGGAGTGCAAGTGGACCTTCGCCTTGGCGAAAGCCTTGGCCGCCTCATCGAAGCCATAGGTGAAGATCGACACCATGCCCTTCACCTCGCAGCCTTCGGCGCGCAAGGCTTCCACCGCGTTGAGGCTGCTCTGCCCGGTGCTCACCAGGTCCTCCACCACCACCACATTGCGGCCCACCGTGAGGTCGCCTTCCACTTGGTTCTTCATGCCATGCTCCTTGGCGCCGCTGCGCACATAGATGAAGGGCAGGCCCAGGTCATGCGCCACCAATGCACCATGCGCGATGCCGCCGGTGGCCACGCCCGCGATCATGTCAGGCCGGCCGAACTCGCTGTTGATCACATGCACGAACTGCTGCCGGATGTAGGTGCGCACGGCCGGGTAGGAGAGCGTCTTGCGGTTGTCGCAGTAAATCGGGCTCTTCCACCCGCTGGCCCAGGTGAAGGGCTTCTTCGGACTAAGTTTGACGGCCTTGATCTGCAGCAGGAACTCTGCGACTTTCAACGAAGGATCGAGGGGGGATGCCATGCGGCGAAAGTATGCGGTGTGGGTGGGAGGGAAGCCGGTGGAGATATCCACAGCGGCGCCCGATATGGCCGTGCGCGAGCACTGGCTCCTGGTGAATGCGCGCAATCGCGAAGAGCTGCAGCATGCACTCGATGCCATGGCCAGGCCCGAAGTGCAAGGCCTGATGCTATTCAGCGCCAACGGCTTCGACGCGTGGGAGTCCTTCATGGCGCAGCATCGCCTTGTTGAAGCGGCGGGCGGCGCGGTGCAGGATGAACGTGGCCGCTTGCTCGTGATCCATCGGCGGGGGCACTGGGACCTGCCCAAGGGCAAGCTCGACGCCGATGAAGAGAGCCCTGCTGCCGCCATTCGCGAGGTGCAGGAGGAATGCGGCTTGCGCACGCTTCGGATCGTCGGCGAACTGCCCGATACCTGGCACACCTATACGGAGAAGGGAAGGGCCTGCCTGAAACGCACGCGCTGGTACCGCATGCAGGGCTCATCGGCTGAGCCGCTCATCGCGCAGCACGAAGAGGACATCGACGAAGCGCACTGGGCCGCGCGAGAAGAACTGCCCATGATCATCGCAGGCAGCTATCCTTCCTTGCGCCCCGTCTTCGAGGCGTGGCTGGCAACGGAGCCGCATGCGAGGCAGCCTGCACAGCGGGACTGGAAGGGCAGCCGACCTTCAACCACCAGCAACCTCAACCCCCAACCGCCAGTGCGCACCCTTTACCTCTGCCGCCACGCCAAGAGCTCCTGGGCCGATCCCGGGCAAAGCGATCATGAGCGTCCGCTGAATGACCGCGGCTTGCGTGATGCCCCAGCGATGGCGCGCCATTTCAAGGAGCGCGGCGAACAGCCGCAGCTGATCGTGAGCAGCGATGCCAACCGGGCGCAGTCCACCGCGCGCTTCTTCGCTAAGGAACTCGCAATGCAGCCAGGGCAGTTCATGCTCGAGCCCCGGCTTTACCATGCCTCCGTGAAGGGCATCTCGGATGTGGTGGCCGCCTTGCCCGATGGGGCGGAGCGCGTCATGCTCTTCGGGCACAACCCCGGATTCTCAACCGCTGTGGATCACTTCTGCGGGGATAACGTGGGAGAGCTGCCCACCTGCGGCATGGTGCGCATCGACTTCGTTGCCGGCTCTTGGAAGGAGATCGGCCACGACCTCGGCACGCTCGTTTGGTTCGAGTACCCGAAGCGCGTGCTGGGCTTGGAGTGAAGGGGGCGTTCAATGGCCGCAGGGTCCGGCAGCCCTCAACCTCAGTACTCCCCGGTGGCCAGCAACACCAGCGTGCAGGCTTCCACTGCTTCCGTCCCGACTCCTTCCAGCTCCCGCGCGAGAACCGGATTCTCCGCTCCCGGATTGAAGATCACGCGCTTCGGCTTCAGGGCCAGCAAGCGCTCGCGCCATTCCGATTGGTTCGCTGCCGAGAGGTACATGGTCACCGTATGGGCACGCGTGCCTTCCGGGATCTCCGTGCGGATCGGCAGTTCGCCGATGCGGCCGGGCCGCCTGCCGATGCATAGCACTGCGTGCCCGTAAGCCATCAATCGGCGGGCGGCCATGTTCGAGTAGCGATCCGGTTTCTCGCTTGCGCCGAGCACGATGGTCAGCCTTTCCATGCCGCAAAGGTCGGTCGCCGCCAACACCGCCTGTTGACGAAGACGCTTCCCTTCACATCGGCTTCACCCTGCCGCCACATCACCGCCTCAGCTTCGCCGCGGATAAAACGCACCCATGAAGCGACCCATTGACGTGCTCGTGCTCTCCGACCTGCATCTGGGCACGTACGGAAGCCGGGCGGAGGAACTGCTCCACTATCTCCGCAGCGTCCGCCCGCGCATGGTGGTGCTGAACGGCGACATCATCGACATCTGGCAATTCAAGAAGAGCTACTTCCCGGCCAGTCACATGAAGGTGCTGAAGCGCTTGATGAAGCTCGCCGCCAAGGTTCCCGTGTACTACCTCACCGGAAACCACGACGAGGCCCTGCGACGCTACAGCCCTGCGCAGTTCGGCAATCTCCAGCTCATCGATCGCCTGGAGCTTGAGCTCGATGGCGAGCGCTACTGGTTCTTCCACGGCGACATCTTCGACGCCAGCACGCGCCACGCGAAGTGGATCGCCAAGCTCGGAGGCGCAGGCTACGACGGGCTCATCCGCATCAACGACCTGGTGAACCGCGTGCTCACCTTCTTCGGAAGGCCGCGCATGAGCTTCAGCGCGCGCATCAAGAGGAGCGTGAAGCGCGCCGTGGCCTACATCAGCGATTTCGAGGAGACCGCCGCCGAGGTGGCCATCCACGAAGGTTTTCAGTACGTGGCCTGCGGGCACATCCACCAGCCGCAGCTGCGCACCATCAGCAATGCGCAAGGCAGCGTGCGCTACATGAACAGCGGCGATTGGATCGAGCACATGAGCGCCCTCGAATACGCCAACGGCGAGTGGAGCATCTACATGCACCAGCAGGACGCCTCGCGCATCACCGACGAGGCCGAGGCCGTCGCCGAGGAAGAGGACGCTCTGGCGCTGATCTGAGGGCTTGTTCCCGCCCCTTCAGGACCATCCGGTCCTTGCGAGCCCCGCTTCCAGCGAGGCGCAGCCAACATGCCGCATTCGGCGCCGCACCTTCAAGCCTTGCGCGCCCTACATCAGATCGAGGTCCAGCTCCGACTTCAACTTCAGCAGAGCGGGATTCCGTTCGGCCATGATGGTGAACTTGTCGAGCTTCGTGTACCGCGGGCGCACCACTACCGTCTCCTTCACTACTTCGAGCTGCAGCACGGGATCATTCAGCTCGCGGCGCAAGTGCGCGAGCAGCACAGGCTTCTCCTCGCGCAGGTACTTCTCCTGCACGTCGTTCACGATCGCGAAGCTCACCAGGCTGGGTCCTGAAGCCATCGGCTCGTGAGCGGCGAGGGTGGCGTGCAGGCTGTTCTTGCCTTCGCGTTTCCGCGCTAAGGCATAGTCGCTCCACACGCGCTGGAGCAGTGCTTGGTTCACCTCCTTGGCAGCGCTGGGCAGCGCGGGCCCCTCGTCGGTATCGGCCACAGCGGCTTCAGCAGGTGAGGGCTGCGCGGCGGCCACGGGATTGATGCTCACGTGGTCGCGCACGAGCCGGCGCTTGGGAACATAGCCATCGGCCGCGGCAGATGGCTTGGGCTCGGCAACCACTGCGGCGGCCAAGGGCGGTGGAGGCGCGGCCGGAACGGGCGCCGGCTTCTCTGGCGCACCGCCTAGGTCAGGGCTTTTTTTTTCAGCCATGGGCGCCTCGGCAGCCGAGAACGTGGGCGCATTCAATCGGCATAGCTGCATCAGGGTGAGCTCCACCAGCATGCGCGGCTCCTTGCTCTGCTTGTACTGCGCATCGCATTGGGCCAAGCGGTCAAGGCCCCGCAGCAGAAGATCGCGCGGCGTGGCTTGGGCCTGTTCGCCATAGCGCGCCACCAGGTCCTCGCTCACTTCGAGCAGCGGCAGGGTGCGCGCATCCTGGCTCACGAGCAGGTCGCGGAAGTGGCGCGCCAATCCGGTCACGAAGAGGTGGCCGTCGAAGCCGTTCTGCAGGATCGTGTTGTACTCCACCAGCGCCGCGGGCAGGTCGCCCTTCACCAGGCTGTCCGTGATGCTGAAGTAATGCTCGTGGTCGAGCACGTTCAGGTTGGCACGGGCCGTCTGGTAGGTGAGGCGGCGCCCGGCGAAGCTGACCAGCTGATCGAAGATGCTGAGCGCGTCGCGCAGGCCGCCATCGGCCTTCTGGGCGATCAGGTGCAGCGCTTGCGGCTCGGCCTCGATGCCTTCGTTCTTCGCGATGCCGGCCAGGTGCTTGGCGATATCGACGATGCCGATGCGGCGGAAGTCGAAGACCTGGCAACGGCTCAGGATCGTGGGCAGGATCTTATGCTTCTCGGTGGTGGCCAGGATGAAGATGGCATAGGGCGGCGGCTCCTCCAGAGTCTTCAGGAAAGCGTTGAAGGCCGCGGAGCTGAGCATGTGCACCTCGTCGATGATGTACACCTTCTTCTCGCCCACCTGCGGGGCGATGCTCACCTGCAGGATCAGGTTGCGGATGTCGTCGACGCTGTTGTTGCTGGCGGCATCGAGCTCGAAGATGCTCAGGCTGTGCCCTTCCTGGAAGGTCCTGCATGGGGCGCAGCTGCCGCAAGTGGTGAGGTCCTCGTTGAGGTTCTCGCAATTGATGGTGCGCGCCAGGATGCGCGCGCAGGTGGTCTTGCCCACGCCGCGCGGGCCGGTGAAGAGGAAAGCCGATGCCAGGTGCTTGGTGCGGATGGCATTCATCAGCGTGGCGGTCACCGCCTCCTGGCCCACCACGGTATCGAAGGTCTCCGGACGGTACTTGCGCGCGCTGACGATGAAAGGCTCCATGGGTGGCGAAGGTATTTGCGCCGTGAGCTTGGACGGCTCTTCCTTATCCGCTTCCTTGATTACTTACGGACGAGAGATGATTGCATGGTGGCCGATGATGAGAAGGTGTTCCCAACTGCCTGCAGCACCTTGCTCGGAGGGAGCACCGAAGTGAATCGGCAGCTCTGACTCTCCTTATGATCTGTTCAGGTTGTACGGCCTCCGATTGAACGCCAGGGCCACGGTCGATGGATTACGGCCGCTGAGCGGCCTGACGAGCCCGGTTGTTGAAAACTCCCTTCGATGGAACAAAGGTTATAGCCGACGATCGGCGCGAGGACCTTGGTAATGCTCCAAGCCACTTCTACTTTGGCACCCCCAAAAACTAAAAACCCTCCTTAACCGGAATCCCTATTACGCCTACACCCTTGGGCATCGCCACGCGGAAGCAGGCATGCCATACCAACAGGCCTCACCGGCCTTGCCCGTTCGGCACTACGGAAGCTGCCAACCAACTCCTGAACCCTAACCCAAAACCCGTTCAAATGAATTGTCGGAATACTTCGACGCGCGCCACGCGATTCTCGCGGTGGTGCAAAGCGGGCCTTCTGGGCGCAGCAATTGCGCTCTTAGGCACGCAGACCAATGCGCAGGTGACCACCAACGGTGGCTCTGGCCTCGCCCTCAGCTACCCCGACCTCGCCACGGCCATCACCGCGCTTAACGGCGTTGGCACAGCGACGAGCCCGACCGTTATCACGCTCGACCCCGCGAATCCGCAAACGGCGCCAGCTGGTGGCTACACCATCACGGCTACCGGTGATGCCACGAACACCATCACGATCGCAGGCAGCGGGAACACCATCACCTCGAGCACTGCGCTAGTCGTGGGTTCGCTGCACGATGCCATCTTCGAGATCATCGGCGGTGACTACATCACCATCGAGAACTTCACGATGCTGGAGGACCCGGCGAACATCGTGACCACTGCGGGGTCGAACAACATGACGGAGTTCGGCGTGGCCGTGTTCTATGCCACCACCACGGATGGCGCGCAGAACATCACGATCCAGAACAACACGATCGACCTGAACCGCACCTACCAGAACACCTTCGGGATCTACGCCACCTCGCAGCACACGGCTACGGTGCTGGGGGCAGCGCAAGCCACGGCGCCCACCGGCGCGCACAACAACCTGCGCATCTACGGCAACCAGATCACCGACGTGAACACCGGTATCTGCGCGAACGGCGCCACCACTTTCGCGAACTATGCGCAGGGCCTGGACATCGGCGGTACAGTGGGGCCTGTGGGCAACCTGGGCAACACCATCACCAACTTCGGCACCACCGGCACCTTCTCGAGCTACACCGGGGTGAGCGGCACCGTGAACGGCATCCAGATCACCAACCAATTGAATGCGAACGTGAGCTGGAATTCTATCTTCAGCTCTGTCGGCGGGGTCACAGTGACCTCCACCCTGCGCGGCATCTACTACCGCCAGAGCGCTGCTCCTACCTCGGGCTCCTGGACGAGCTCCATCAACGATAATGCTATCGGGCTTCAGCACGGTGCCGCCGGCGGGGCCATGTTCGGCATCGCTGACGAGACCGGAAGCGCGTTCAACACGCTCAACATCATCAACAACGATTTCCTCGGCACAGGATGGACCGTGCCGGGCACAGGCGCGTACACGGCCATCAGCAACACTGTTGCCGAGCAGAACGTGACGATCAATGCGAACGGGTTCTTCAGCCTTTCGTTGAACACCACTGGCAACGTTTCGTTGATCAGCAACAACCTTTCCCGCCCAGCGGGCGCTAGCAGCACCTGCAACGATAACGCCATCGTTGGCGGCTTCGCCAAGACCCTGGGCGGAGGCACGGTGTTCTGTTACGATTCCTTCGGCATCTCCTCGAACACCGGCACGGAGACCTTCATCAACAACAACTTCTCCGACGGTACGGTTACGGGCGCGACCACCCTGCGCATCGTGCGCGTCTCCGACGGGAGCGCTACCGCGCCGACGAGGACCTGCACCAACAACACCATCTCGAACTGGGTGG
The DNA window shown above is from Flavobacteriales bacterium and carries:
- a CDS encoding insulinase family protein, with protein sequence MNRRMKPIAARTGLCAGLILLTASMNAQINRSTPPAPSAPPQVNLAQHAFFTLPNGLRVIVVENHKLPKVDVQLRFDHAPISQGDRAGFIDLFGELLEAGTIKRNKAEIDELVDSHGASLSTSSEGLYASMLKKHLVPMMELISEVVTSPAFPASELEKARRRSLSGVEQRKDDPAAISETVGRAMTFGRSHPYGEVTTEASLRKVDREQIVAYHAKFFRPENGYLVFVGDITEKEAKALAKDRFGKWEPAPVYTVVADDGTESLPGIGPIRFLKEPKAPSGPRRVVLVDRSGAAQSVIRVSFPLNFHPKDLRALPAQVMNTILGGGVFNARLMQNLREDKGWTYGSYSTLESDRFNGHFHTTANVRTAVTDSAIAETLKEVERMRMERVTAEELDLAKRYMAGSFARSLEDPRTVARFAMNTYLNELPKDHYATYLQRLEAVTADDVQAAAEAFLHPDNAVIMVVGDKRKLLAKLEALSWSTNPKVIELDHNAERYVEQFERVTGITAQDVIERHLAAIGGREAIGRIADLRMDIEAEMMGVPVEITQWYGPDGLFRSVAKSNGAILQEEAFDGERAVRRSPMGEQELEDRDLGNLRFNGHPVPEAQYARTTERVMLAGRTQVDGKPVLKLVAILPDGGSVGDYYDEATWLKLRRVEEKQMDDRSYTIVTDYSDLQASGGVMFPRRIVQMGGPSGDVTLIVKAITINSDLKPAFFATNLPERKEVPYVEPGEESPAESEPKPED
- a CDS encoding insulinase family protein, whose protein sequence is MRTLAFPIALMLAATATAQRSAIAYTEFDLDNGLHVILHEDRSTPIVCVSVMYHVGSKNEDPTRRGFAHFFEHLLFEGSANIGRGEFSKHVEKAGGVLNANTTADRTYYYEVLPSNQLELGLWLESERMLHAKVDQKGVDTQREVVKEERRQRYENQPYGTILLEVLDRAYSTHPYKWPTIGFMEDLNAASEADYLAFYKKFYVPNNATLVVAGDIDPANAKALVTKYFAEIPRGAAVTQPDVKDPGPTTEVRAVINDRIQLPAVVLGYRIPPTGASDYYAVDLVNRLLSNGNSSRLNRSLKDEQQKAVGTGAFSLPFEQGGLAILYAIANMGVEANALEQAMTAEVRRIQADGVPKAEFDKLMAQLETELVNDRSRIAGIASDLARCHQLMGDTRLVNTEIDRYLALTPADLKRAAQTYFTEQARVVLHYLPAGQKQP
- a CDS encoding orotate phosphoribosyltransferase — protein: MASPLDPSLKVAEFLLQIKAVKLSPKKPFTWASGWKSPIYCDNRKTLSYPAVRTYIRQQFVHVINSEFGRPDMIAGVATGGIAHGALVAHDLGLPFIYVRSGAKEHGMKNQVEGDLTVGRNVVVVEDLVSTGQSSLNAVEALRAEGCEVKGMVSIFTYGFDEAAKAFAKAKVHLHSLTNYSILVDQALRDEYITEKDLLPLNEWRKDPANWGVVKA
- a CDS encoding NUDIX domain-containing protein is translated as MRRKYAVWVGGKPVEISTAAPDMAVREHWLLVNARNREELQHALDAMARPEVQGLMLFSANGFDAWESFMAQHRLVEAAGGAVQDERGRLLVIHRRGHWDLPKGKLDADEESPAAAIREVQEECGLRTLRIVGELPDTWHTYTEKGRACLKRTRWYRMQGSSAEPLIAQHEEDIDEAHWAAREELPMIIAGSYPSLRPVFEAWLATEPHARQPAQRDWKGSRPSTTSNLNPQPPVRTLYLCRHAKSSWADPGQSDHERPLNDRGLRDAPAMARHFKERGEQPQLIVSSDANRAQSTARFFAKELAMQPGQFMLEPRLYHASVKGISDVVAALPDGAERVMLFGHNPGFSTAVDHFCGDNVGELPTCGMVRIDFVAGSWKEIGHDLGTLVWFEYPKRVLGLE
- a CDS encoding CoA-binding protein, producing the protein MERLTIVLGASEKPDRYSNMAARRLMAYGHAVLCIGRRPGRIGELPIRTEIPEGTRAHTVTMYLSAANQSEWRERLLALKPKRVIFNPGAENPVLARELEGVGTEAVEACTLVLLATGEY
- a CDS encoding UDP-2,3-diacylglucosamine diphosphatase → MKRPIDVLVLSDLHLGTYGSRAEELLHYLRSVRPRMVVLNGDIIDIWQFKKSYFPASHMKVLKRLMKLAAKVPVYYLTGNHDEALRRYSPAQFGNLQLIDRLELELDGERYWFFHGDIFDASTRHAKWIAKLGGAGYDGLIRINDLVNRVLTFFGRPRMSFSARIKRSVKRAVAYISDFEETAAEVAIHEGFQYVACGHIHQPQLRTISNAQGSVRYMNSGDWIEHMSALEYANGEWSIYMHQQDASRITDEAEAVAEEEDALALI